The segment AGATCGGATGACTTATCTCCCTCCTCAGGAAATTCCGGCAGTCTGCCTTTATTAATATGATGCGCACCGGTGACAATCCGGCTTTCGGAAGCCTGCCGGAAAATTTCCGTCAGCTCAACCACCGGCACGGTGCGCGACGCAATCATATCACGCAGCACCCGGCCGGGGCCGACGGACGGAAGCTGATCTGCATCGCCGACAAAAATCACCGCGGCACGTTGCGGAATTGCCTGCAGCAGTTGATGCGCCAGTATTTGATCAATCATACTCGATTCATCGATGACAAACACATCACCTTCCAGCGGATTTTCTTCGTTAAACCGAAAACTACCGGTGCCGGGATTAAACTGCAGCAGCCGGTGAATGGTTTTAGCTTCAAGTCCGGTGGTTTCGCTCAGCCGTTTTGCGGCGCGTCCGGTCGGTGCGCATAGTGCAATGTGCAGTTTCTTCGCACGCAGAATTTGAATGATTGAATTGACGAGCGTGGTTTTGCCGACGCCGGGCCCGCCGGTAATCACCATGACTTTTGCCTGCAGAGCAAGTTTCAGAGCGGTGATTTGATTTTCCGACAGATCAATTTTATTTTTCTGCTGCACCCACGCAAGTGCCTTTTCGAAATCTATCGGCGGGAATGGATGCCTGCCGTAATTCAGTTCAATCAGTTTTTTTGAAAAATTCCATTCGGCAAAATAGAGTTTCGGCAGATAAATCAGTGTGCGTCCTTCGCGGTCTTCACTTTCGATTAACCGTTTTTCTTCAATCAGTTTTTGCATTGATTCACCGACGCGCTCCGGCGGAATGTCCAGAATCCCCACTGTCTCCGCCTGCAGGTCGCCGCGCGGGTATGCACAGTGTCCGCGTGTGGTGAGTTCCCGCAGCACATATTCAATTCCGGCGCGCGCGCGCAAATCAGAATCTTTGGCGATGCCAAGTTTTTGCGCGATGCCGTCGGCAATCAGAAACCCGATACCGCGAATGTCGCGTGCCAGGCAGTAGGGGTCGCGCTGGATGATTTCAATCGCGCGCTCACCGTAGGTTTTTTGAATCCGGAATGCGCGCGCAGTGCTGACTCCGTGGCTGAACAGAAAGCTCATGATTTCACGAATGCCTTTCTGTTCCGCCCACGCCGCACGAATAGCGGCACGCCGTCCCGGCCCGATGCCTTCTACTTTCAGCAGCTTCGCCGACGAATGTTCAATGACATGAAACACATCCCGGCCGAATGCGTTTACCAGTCGGTCGGCATATTCTTTGCCGATACCGCGAATCATGCCCGACGCAAGAAACTTTTTAATGCCTTCCACCGTATCCGGCTGTGACGTACGCATCGTTTCTGCTTTAAACTGCCGGCCGTATTGTTTATCAGTAATCCATTCCCCGTCTGCCGCCAGCCATTCGCCGGGATTCGCCGCTGAAATTGTACCGACCACTGTGACGAGATCTTTGTGTCCGCGGACTTTTACGCGCAAAACAGAATAACCGTTTTCTTCATTAGTGAAAACGACGCGCTCAATCTGTCCGTCGAGCCGTTTTTCATCATTCTGCCGTTGCTTCCCTGCCATAATTAATTAAACGCAGATTTTTCCGCGGAAAGACATAAAAATAAAATGCCGTATTACAAGGGCAAGGACAAGAAAACCGGAATGCAGTGAAAAATCCCCTTAGATTTCGCAGATGAACACAGATGTTTAACAAACTTCGCGATCTTAGCCGGTTACCTGTAGAACTTTTTAAACAAAACGATCGCGAAGTACGCTGGAGCATTTTAAATTAATGTATAGCCGCAAAAACGCGCAAAAATCGCAAAATAATTATGGGCCGAATGATTGATAAACCACGCATGAACACGAATGCAGTGCTTCATTGCCTCTTTGTAAAAAATCCGTGTATCCGGTGTATTTGCCGTTTTCACTGCCCGCCTTTGGCGAGCCTTTGCCGCTTTCGCTGCTTTTTTTCAGAAAGCCACTCTTCGAATCCAGCCTGTTCGCGCATGCATCGTTGTGGGGCAGACATTCTTGTCTGCCCTGCGCAGGCAGGAATGCCTGCGCCACATTTGCCGCTCCGCCGTGGACAGGCAAGCAACTGTGTTTTTTGTGGCTATAATTTTTCTCAATACGCTCTAAGAATTTGACCGCGGATTAAACTGAAACAGTCTGCGGTCGCCGAGGCCGGCGACCCTCCATTTGTATCTGCGTGAATCTGCGGATTAAACTTACTGCTCAAAGGTTTCGTTGCTCTCAAGCAGCTTATTCAGAATCTGAATCTTGGACGGAACAATCACCGGACGGATTACGCCCTCTGCCCAATAAATCTTTCCGCTCAGCATGACCGGCAGTTCAGAATAGGTTTTTAACTGTTTCACGTTGCCGCGCACATAACAGATCAGTTTCACAGTCTGTTCGCACCCCGGCTGAACAAGTTTATAGAGCAAGTCGCTTTCCGGCAGAAGAATTCCTGAATAGCTGCTCGCGATGCCCTGTTCTTTCGTCGTGTCCGCTTTCAGGCGAAGCGGAACCTTTTGCTCCATCGCGGCGATAATTTCTTCCACTACAGGTTCGTCAACCGGTGCTGTTACACCGCCGGAAGCAACGGGACAACCTGCTTTTTTTGAACAGGTCTCTTCACCAACACACTCTTCCGCCGGTTTTGCATCGCATGGTGCTTTCACCGGACAGGTTTCAGACTGCTTGCAGACTTCTGCCGGCGGCTCACAGGTTTCTTGGGCCGGCCGTTCTGCCGCAGCAACTGCCGTCACTGTTTCTTCAACAATAGCCGGTTCTTCAATTTCCACCGCAGCTTCCGCCGGTTCAACCGGTTCCGCCGGTGCCGTAATTTTAACATCTGTGTAACGGCGGCTGATCCAGACAGTTGCTTCCTGAACCGGTGCAATTTTCATCCACTCTGCAGTTGTTCCGCGTACCGCAACAGCCTGTCCCTTTTCCAGTACACCGACAATGCTGTGATTCAAACTCGGTCCGGAGCGGACGTTCAGGCGTGATGGAAGCACTTCGCTGTTTTCAAGAAACTCACGACTTACCCACAGATCGACACTGTCCGGCGGCACCACGCCAACCCACTCGGGATTGCCGTTATCTTTCAATATAAACTCATCGCCCTGCAGTGCGCGTTCCAGCAGCACTGCATTCGCATCCGGTTCAGCGCGCAGGCTTACGCGGTCAGCGGTAACTGTTACTGTTCCCTCATCCTGTGCCAGCAGCACGCCGGCGATCATGGTAAGTCCGATCAGAATTTTTTTCATTGTGTATTCTCCTGTAATCCAAACAGTGCGGCGGCATTGTCCGCAGTGATTTTCGCCAGCAATTCTACTGTACAGCCCCGCAGTTCGGCAAGGCGTTTTGCAGTTTCAACCGCAAACGCCGGTTCGCACCGCCTGCCGCGATGCGGTACCGGCGCCAGATAGGGTGAATCCGTTTCAAGCAGAAGCCGGTCCGCCGGGACAAATTTTACCACGTCGCGCAGCATATCCGCATTTGCAAACGTTACGATACCGCTGAAACTCAGATAAAAACCGAGATCCAGCAGCCGGCGCGCCGTTTCCCGGCCGCGCGTGAAACAGTGAACTACGCCGGCGCGCGCGGCATCGCCGCGGCGGAATTTTACATAATCCTCCAGCATTGCCGCC is part of the Kiritimatiellales bacterium genome and harbors:
- a CDS encoding ATP-dependent RecD-like DNA helicase, producing MAGKQRQNDEKRLDGQIERVVFTNEENGYSVLRVKVRGHKDLVTVVGTISAANPGEWLAADGEWITDKQYGRQFKAETMRTSQPDTVEGIKKFLASGMIRGIGKEYADRLVNAFGRDVFHVIEHSSAKLLKVEGIGPGRRAAIRAAWAEQKGIREIMSFLFSHGVSTARAFRIQKTYGERAIEIIQRDPYCLARDIRGIGFLIADGIAQKLGIAKDSDLRARAGIEYVLRELTTRGHCAYPRGDLQAETVGILDIPPERVGESMQKLIEEKRLIESEDREGRTLIYLPKLYFAEWNFSKKLIELNYGRHPFPPIDFEKALAWVQQKNKIDLSENQITALKLALQAKVMVITGGPGVGKTTLVNSIIQILRAKKLHIALCAPTGRAAKRLSETTGLEAKTIHRLLQFNPGTGSFRFNEENPLEGDVFVIDESSMIDQILAHQLLQAIPQRAAVIFVGDADQLPSVGPGRVLRDMIASRTVPVVELTEIFRQASESRIVTGAHHINKGRLPEFPEEGDKSSDLYFIGVEAPKKALGVISHMIKEVIPKRFGFNPLNDIQILTPMQKGELGARNLNQLMQALLNPCGDEVERFGIIFRTGDRVMQTENNYDKDVFNGDLGRIAAIDPEQREIVVDVDGRRVKYEFRELDELVHAYAITIHKSQGSEYPCVIIPVHTQHFIMLQRSLLYTAVTRAKKFAVLVGTKQALGLAVSRADSRERVTTLKERLQSQK
- a CDS encoding SH3 domain-containing protein, with product MKKILIGLTMIAGVLLAQDEGTVTVTADRVSLRAEPDANAVLLERALQGDEFILKDNGNPEWVGVVPPDSVDLWVSREFLENSEVLPSRLNVRSGPSLNHSIVGVLEKGQAVAVRGTTAEWMKIAPVQEATVWISRRYTDVKITAPAEPVEPAEAAVEIEEPAIVEETVTAVAAAERPAQETCEPPAEVCKQSETCPVKAPCDAKPAEECVGEETCSKKAGCPVASGGVTAPVDEPVVEEIIAAMEQKVPLRLKADTTKEQGIASSYSGILLPESDLLYKLVQPGCEQTVKLICYVRGNVKQLKTYSELPVMLSGKIYWAEGVIRPVIVPSKIQILNKLLESNETFEQ